TGCGTTAGTGGGCCCGGAGAGCACCTTTATTTTGAGGACAAAGGAAACAGCTCTGCCCTAGGTAAAGATAATCCTGCAGCCAGCAAAATTGATTAGAGTGAACTCTTTTATACTACCAAACAGTTCCCTTCGAAGTATAAGGTGTTTTCCGAAGAAGAAAATGTAACAAAGGTGTCATTCTTTACATGATATATTTGTTTGGTAAACTCTACAGTACTATTGACAATGATGCAACGCATCTTGCTAAGATGCTGTACCAGCAGGATTAGAGCGACAAAAAACTCTCAAAGCGGGAGAGACCTGGGATATTGCAAGTGGGTACAGCCTTACTCTGAACGGAATTAATTTGATGGCAACAAATGCTATTTTTTGCTTTACAATAATGATATGGAACTGGATACTGCGGTAATTTCCATGGACGGCACCGTAGATTACAGGATATTTACTGCAGATGATGAATTCGGAGACAATACTTCACATATTTATATGAAGAAGCGTAAAACCCCTGAGTCTTTAGCTCAGGGGATATAAGCGTCAACTTCACCCCTGATTCCGTATGTAATATTCTGCCGCCTCTTTACTAACATTTCCGATAGTAGACGCAAAATAACCATCACTCCATAACGTATTCTCACCCCAATAATACTTTTTCATATATTCTTTTTGAGTTTTCCATAACCTGTTAGTATATTCTTGTTTCAATTTTCTGACAATTGACAAAACGCTAACTTTCGGCTCACTCTTGATCAAGAAATGAATATGGTCTTTGTCAGTTTCCATTTCAAGGATTTCAAAGTTAGACTCTTTTGAAATGTCAATCATAATCTGTTTGAGTTCTTCGCTAATTGGTTCAAGTATGACTTTTCGGTATTTGCAAACAAAAATAACATGATACATTAACAAAAATTTGCTATGATTCCGTGTTTCATACTTCGTATTTACCAAGAAGTATATATGTTGTTAAAGCATATAATACCTTTGTATGATGCAAGCGTTCAAATTTAGACTCTATCCTACAACTACACAAGCTATTCAATTGAATCAGCATATAGGTAGCTGTAGATTTGTCTATAATTGGGCACTTGACCAGAAAATTAAAACTTATGAGCAGACAGGGGAATCAATTTCCAGATTTGACTTAAACAAATTAATTCCTACTCTAAAGGCTTCTTATGAGTGGTTAGGAGAAGTTAACTCTCAATCATTACAGGGGATGACTAAGCAGGTTGAATCCGCTTTCACTAGATTCTTTAGAGAGAAAACAGGGTTTCCAAAGTTCAAATCAAAAAAAGAATCCGATACAGTCTTTCCCTGTACCTCAACACTACACTGTAAACTTTGAAACTAATACTATCAAGCTTCCAAAAATAGAACCAATTAAAGCAGTTCTTCACAGGAAGTTTGAAGGAGAGCCTAAAACGGCTACGGTATCAAGGACATGTAAAGGACATTACTATATCAGTATCCTTGTTGAAGATGGAAAAGAACTTCCAGTAAAGGAAGCTTTCACAGAATCAACAACAGTAGGAATTGATGTAGGTATCAAAGACTTTGCTGTCCTTTCAACAGGAGAAAAGGTTGAGAATCCAAAGTACTTGAAAAACTCTCTTAAAAGGCTCAAAGTATTACAGAAAAGAGTCTCAAGGAAACAGAAAGGCTCTAAGAACAGGGCAAAAGCTAAACGAAGACTTGCTGTACTCCATGACAAAATAACAAATCAGAGAAATGACTTCCAGAACAAACTCTCTTTTAGACTTGTTAGCGAAAACCAAGCTGTAGCTCTGGAAACTCTAAATGTTAAAGGCATGGTTAAGAATCATCACTTAGCACAGGCTATAAGTGATTCTGCGTGGAGTAGTTTTGTAATAAAGTTGGAATATAAGGCTCAATGGTTTGGAAAAACCGTCCTGAGAATAGGACAATTTGAACCCTCTTCTAAGCTATGTAGTGTGTGTGGATACCACAATAAAGAGCTTCAGCTAAAAGACAGAGAATGGATTTGTCCAGACTGTAAAACCAAACACGATAGAGACATTAATGCCGCTATCAATATCAAAAAATTCGCTCTCATAGATCAGAATCTAATTGGATTATGACACCGTAGGGACTACGGGGATGAGCTTGGGGACTTGCCCTCAATAGAGGGAGGAATGAACCAAGAAGCCACTCAGTCTTTAGCTGAGTGGTAGTTCACTTTGTTATCTTTGAGGACTCTGTTTTTGCAAGTGAAGATACCGATTTTGCAGTGTTCAAATACACCTGGCTGATAGATAAGGATAAACTTCTTTTCATCGAATCGGGGGACGAATTTGGTAATTTCGAAGTAGACCAGGCTTTTGAAAACCTGATAGTAGTGTCAAATACCGACGCAATAACAATTAATGTCGATGCTGACAGGAAGACCAATATTACGGAAGAGTGGTATTTCAGGACCTCTGATGTGGGAAAAGGAAGCAATGGGGGATACGTGATCTACCCGGCAAAAACAGTCATTCTCGCAGAACAAAGTCCTGCAACTGCAGGAACCGAAACTGCGGGAACTGATACTTTTGAATAGGTTTTTGAATAGGTTTTTGAATAGGTTTTTGAATAGATTTTTGAATAGATTTTTTGATCGGCTTTTGTCAGATCTGGCCATCGGTCCGTTCTATGCAAAAATTATTTATATTAAAACACGGCAATACCATTCCGTTTACTGTGTGATGAACAGGAAACTGCAACACCAGAAAAGGAGATCCAGAATATGAAAGAAAAAGTGCAGAAACAGGCTCAAAAATCCGTTTTTCATGGGTTTTTGTTCGGTAACGGCATGTTTATTACTCCCGTGGAAATGAGAATTATGGAAAGTCTCGGGGTAGTCCCGGCAACAAGAGCATGAACTCGAAAAATGAATCGGGAAAGAGCACATTGTAAAAGGGTCAGATAACTCATCAAAAAACAATCTTTTCACAACTTCCTAAATCTCAAGTTACCTATTAACTAACCTCTAGAAATCCAACAAACCAACCTCCAAAACACTAAATAGATTTTCTCATTACCAGTTATTCACTTCATGCCTTAATTTTATCTAGCCATTCTTATCTGGCTATTCTTTTTATCTGACTATTTTAAGCTCAATAAGATGGCAATGGACGTTGAATCTATAAAAAAGAAGCCGATGAAAATTTATCGAAAATTATTCTGTTGACCCATTAAGCTTTGTGCTTCTCCTGAGTTCAGATTCTCTCATTTCTTTCTTTTACTTTTTTTATTGTTTTTTGGCAGTATAAATAAACAGGTACACGCCTAGTAAACAGGTACACGCCTAGTAAACAGGTACACGCCTAGTAAACAGGTACACGCCTAGTAAACAGGTACACGCCTAGTAAACAGGTACACGTCTGCACCTGAATTAACTGCTGTCCTTTTTAAAGGAATATGTCTTTTTGCCCTTTTTTTTCAGCTTAAAAAGTTTTTTCCGGGTTACCCTTTCCATGATTTCTTCCTCTTTCATGTGATGGTCGCTAAAAGAAAGTGTCCCTTCGGGCTTCAGGACGCGGTGCAATTCTTTCATAACAATTTCTGGCTTGTTCAGGGTATGATAGGTATCATAGAAAAGGACTATATCCAGGCTCTCGCCGGGCAAGCCGGTATCGTAATCGGAAAGTATAGTCTCTATGTTTTTCAGCTGTTTTATCGAAGTCAGGTGCCGGACCATCTCAACAGCAACCGGATTGATATCCAGGGCATAGACTTTTCCTGAAGGTCCCACCATTTCGGAAGCGTCACGGATATAGGAACCTGACCCGCAGCCATAATCCAGAATTTTGAAACCGGGCTTTATCCCTGCCTCTTCCAGGATTTTTCTGCGGGGGAAAAAAAAGTCCCGGAACTTGAAAATAAGGGTCCTTGCGTGAAATCGAAAATCAGAAGCTGGTTCTTCCGTGGTGTTTTCCTCCTTATGGTCAGTCCTTGATTCAGTAATGTTTCAGGTTTTTTTTTGCAGACGGTTTTTTTCTTCAAGCCTATTTTGAGATTGACATGCTTTATATTTTTCCTACGGAAAGTTCTCATGATTTTTTTGTTCTATCAGATTTTTGTTCTATCAGATTTTTGTTCTATCAGATTTTTGTTCTATCAAATATTTGGATATATATATAATCAAAGTACAGCTTGATAATCAAAGTACAGCTCATTGGTCATCGGTTAAGGAATTTTCTTGCCCGAAAGCTATCTATTTTGTACCATAAATCGATCTCAAACTTTGCCCTCTTTACCTAAAATCGATACTTTACTCCAGCCTATATTATATTAAAATTTTAGATAACTGTTGTAGAAATAGGTGCAATTTATCATGATTCCTCACTTTACCGAAGACACATGAAGTACAGCTTGATAATCAAGGTGCTGCCTGAAGTAGCTATCTGGAGTTCAGTCTCCAGCTGTATAACTTTTATATTGAAGTGCAAAAACCTTAATCTAAAATCAGGAAATAGAATGTCTTAATAAAGTATCTAAATGAAGTAATTACACCTTATAATTGGCAGGAATGAAAGACAACCATGAAAGCCGCTTGTATCCAGATGAATATCTCGCTTTGTTCGAAACAGGAAAACCTTGAGCGTGCCCTCTCTCTGGCAGAAGAAGCAGTTTCAAAAGAAGCCGATCTGCTTGTCTTTCCGGAAGTTTTCTCAACCGGCTTTTGTTATGACCATATAGAAGAATTGGCTGAAACCGCCTCTGGTCCCACGCTTGAAGCTCTCCTCGACTTTTCCAGAGAACATGGCTGTATTCTTTCAGGCTCAATGATCGAAAAGAAAGAAAGGAAAGAAAGTGATGCAATATGTCTAGAAAAGAAAACTCCTTCTCAGTTCAATCTTGGTTTTTGCATCGAATCCGGAAAGCTAACTGGTATCCGTCGAAAAGTCCAGCTTTACGGCATGGAAAAGGAATATTTTGCTCCTGGGGACAGCATAGCTCCTATCAGGCTGCAGAAGTACGGGCTCTCCATAGGACTTTTAGTTTGCAATGAACTCCGATATCCGGAAGTTGCCCGAAAATTAGCCCTTGAGGGAGCAGATTTGCTGGTTTCAGTTGCCGATATCCCGGATTTTTATATATATCCTTGGCGAATTATGTCCCTTTCCCGTGCACTTGAAAACCAGCTGCCGCATATCGCCTGCACCAGGGTGGGGAAAGACAGGTATTCGACTTATCCTGGCGGCTCTTTTATTGTTGACGGCTGGGGGCGCATTCTGGCAGAGGCTGGTATGGAAGAGTGTGTTCTTCTTGGAGAAATTGATCTGGAAGAGGCAAAAGAAATCAGGCAAACTGGTTCTATTCTCGAAGATCGAAGGCCTGATCTGTATTAAATAATATTTTCTTATAGGGTAGTGGGCGAGACTGCGCCGAGGTGCAGGGTAGAAAGCTCCAATTCTTTATTCAGCAATCCCTGCCAGAAACCCAATAAAAAAGTAGTTAAAAAGGTAAACCCTGCCGGGTTACCCTTTAAGTTCCTTTTCAATCAGTTCGCGAGCAGTTTTCGCATCTGCCGTGCCTTTTGTCTTTTTCATTACCTGTCCTACAAGGAAGTTCAGGGACTTTTCTGCTCCTCCAAGGTAGTCCTGCACTGCTGCAGCGTTTTCGGCAATTGTTTCGGCAACAGCCCTGGTGACCATGTCATCTTCCGCTTTGAAAAGACCTTTTTCTTCGATGATCTGAGAGGGAGTTTTTTCCTCTGTCCCGTCCAGAATTGTGCGGATGACTTCAACTGCCGCCCGGTCACTTACCTTGCCTTCGGCAAAGAGGGTGACCAGTTCTACCATATCCAGGACCTTGAAGGAATTCTCGATCCCCGGGTCTTTTGCGTGGATGAAGCCGATTGTCTTGCCGTCGTAAGAAGAGATTGCAAGGTCGCGGTAGTTCAGTTCTCCCAGGAAAACGTCGGCTGTCCAGGTAGCGGCAGTCTTCGGGTCAACACCTGTTGCACAGACACTTTCATAGAAGTCGGCAAGCATGATCTTGGAAGTAAGGGACCTTGCATGCATATCAGTGATGCCGTACTGTTCCATGAAGCGTGCACGTTTGGCGTCAGGAAGTTCAGGCAGAGTCTCTTTAATTGCAGGAATCCAGCCAGTAACGCGCATGGGCATAAGGTCAGGTTCACGGAAGTAGCGGTAATCTTCTGCCTCTTCTTTTGTCCTCATCGAGATTGTTACTCCTCTGCCCTCATCAAAATGGCGGGTTTCCAGCATGATTTTACCACCACGGCGGATCACGTTCTTCTGGCGCATAATCTCGTAGAGAAGAGCCCT
The Methanosarcina sp. WWM596 DNA segment above includes these coding regions:
- a CDS encoding carbon-nitrogen hydrolase family protein, which translates into the protein MKAACIQMNISLCSKQENLERALSLAEEAVSKEADLLVFPEVFSTGFCYDHIEELAETASGPTLEALLDFSREHGCILSGSMIEKKERKESDAICLEKKTPSQFNLGFCIESGKLTGIRRKVQLYGMEKEYFAPGDSIAPIRLQKYGLSIGLLVCNELRYPEVARKLALEGADLLVSVADIPDFYIYPWRIMSLSRALENQLPHIACTRVGKDRYSTYPGGSFIVDGWGRILAEAGMEECVLLGEIDLEEAKEIRQTGSILEDRRPDLY
- a CDS encoding class I SAM-dependent methyltransferase, giving the protein MTESRTDHKEENTTEEPASDFRFHARTLIFKFRDFFFPRRKILEEAGIKPGFKILDYGCGSGSYIRDASEMVGPSGKVYALDINPVAVEMVRHLTSIKQLKNIETILSDYDTGLPGESLDIVLFYDTYHTLNKPEIVMKELHRVLKPEGTLSFSDHHMKEEEIMERVTRKKLFKLKKKGKKTYSFKKDSS
- a CDS encoding S-layer protein domain-containing protein; its protein translation is MVVHFVIFEDSVFASEDTDFAVFKYTWLIDKDKLLFIESGDEFGNFEVDQAFENLIVVSNTDAITINVDADRKTNITEEWYFRTSDVGKGSNGGYVIYPAKTVILAEQSPATAGTETAGTDTFE
- the tnpA gene encoding IS200/IS605 family transposase; translated protein: MYFLVNTKYETRNHSKFLLMYHVIFVCKYRKVILEPISEELKQIMIDISKESNFEILEMETDKDHIHFLIKSEPKVSVLSIVRKLKQEYTNRLWKTQKEYMKKYYWGENTLWSDGYFASTIGNVSKEAAEYYIRNQG
- the gatB gene encoding Asp-tRNA(Asn)/Glu-tRNA(Gln) amidotransferase subunit GatB; translated protein: MVYENPDGIRIGLEIHIQLNKLKTKMFCGCSTDYHNAAPNTHTCPVCLGLPGTLPVLNKKAVEAAIKVGLALEGEIAEETQFHRKNYFYPDLPKGFQVTQYDFPIVSKGKVVIEGEDGEHVVGITRAHMEEDPGKLVHIGSIEKSKGVLIDYNRSGMPLIETVTEPDMRSPKEARRFLDKFRNILEYLDVFDGNLEGAMRVDANVSVYWGTRVEIKNISSHKGVERALLYEIMRQKNVIRRGGKIMLETRHFDEGRGVTISMRTKEEAEDYRYFREPDLMPMRVTGWIPAIKETLPELPDAKRARFMEQYGITDMHARSLTSKIMLADFYESVCATGVDPKTAATWTADVFLGELNYRDLAISSYDGKTIGFIHAKDPGIENSFKVLDMVELVTLFAEGKVSDRAAVEVIRTILDGTEEKTPSQIIEEKGLFKAEDDMVTRAVAETIAENAAAVQDYLGGAEKSLNFLVGQVMKKTKGTADAKTARELIEKELKG